The sequence below is a genomic window from Maylandia zebra isolate NMK-2024a linkage group LG18, Mzebra_GT3a, whole genome shotgun sequence.
TTCCATTCTTTAACAGCTGATGCAGCAAACTGCAGAATAAGAGTCCTGATGAAACATGTGGGCGTTTATCAGTATCTTGGCTGTAATGTATGAATTCAATTCCCAAAGTGTATATACTAACTCTGCCTCGGGGTCTAAATGAACCAGAGGTCATGAAAAGTATCTGAGGGGgttatatgtttgttttttcatctttgAAATGTATTCACATGAatcaaccttttaaaaaaatcccattTTAAAGGATTAAAAGCTAGAAAAGGTTGAAAAACACAGACCTCCACATACAGGGGATACAGTGCCAGCACAAATCCTACACCACTTGCGCTGTACCATATACGAATATGAAACGTGTGAGAGAATTATTtaatgagccctcgtctccacGCATGCTTGTTGGCTCGACCTTGGAAGTCGCTGAACTAGTAATAAATTAAAGTCTAATTAAGCATCAAAGCAGGCATGAGCACATCAGCGGCACACCCGCTGTGAACAGCGCTCGGTGCTGAAACAAGGTGAGAGAGGATCTCAGACCTGTAGGAGCTGGTTTTGCTCTCCTCCATCACCTGCTGCTCCCCCCATCTCTGCCCCTTgcccctctcctctctccccccCCGGCTCTCCCCAGGCTGACCCTGGACGTGGTAAGTATTCACCGGGCTGTCCGACACACAGTCTGCCCTGCTCCCCTCGTTATTAATCCACGGGAAATTCTCCTTCCTGGGGATGGGCCATGGTTTGAAATCCTGCTTGTACTGCGTAACACTGGGGAAAGGTACTCCCGGGGGGTGGTAGTCTTCCCGGGGCTTGTAGCTGGGCTCCTTCCGTGACCTGAAAGATCCTCGGGTCCCAGTGCCATCCGCGGGCGCATGAGGGGAGCCTTTGGCACGCGTGTCCGGAGTTGGTGTGTAGTTATTGCCGGGTGCGCGCTCCGAAGCGGATACCTGCTTGGTGACGGACCGCACCTCCTGCTCGGCGATGTCCGAGTAGTTCTGGATGGTGAGCGGGACGGAGAGGTCCGATTTGTCGAACTGATTCCAGAAACGAGCCAGGCAGCAGACTCTGCTGATGCACGGCCAAGCCATACTCCCTCTAACTGCCGGAGAggagaacagaagaagaaagggggagaaaaagaaacaaaaagacctgaaaaagaagagaaaagcgATCAGAGGTTACATTCAGAGTGTCGCCCTCCCTCTTCGCTCGTTTCTGTAAAGCTAAGAGTGTATAGCGTCCAGGAGTCCATGTCACCCAGCAGAGGAGTGCCAACAGAGATGAACCGGTCTGTCGGGGACCGTCATTGAATATTCCTCTCACGTGGTCTGTGATAGTGCCTCCACTATGCAGAGGAATCTGTGGCAAATTATTCTCCGCATCTCCACAAGACGGATCCCGGCGTTTGCGCGGGTCTGACTGGACTGGACATGGTTATCTGTCTCCACTTCCTCACACGACTCCACTTCTCCAGAGAAAAGCTTGAGAATTGGCTGTTTTGCGGCTTCTCCCGTTACAAATCACTAAAATAATCGTACCTTGTTCACCGTGAGGTTACATAATGATGCAGCTTCGGTGTACGCTGCTCCACAGTGAGACTACACTGTTTACAATGATTTCTTGATGTTGTTATTTTAAGTCACGCATACACAAGTCCAACGAGCCCAGCTGGGAAATGTGAGGATGAGTGGATGGACTATTTTTTCAGATGTTTCTCAAAATGTCTCACAGTAAGTTCAGTTTAACCATGTGTTGCGTCAACCTGCTTCATAACCACTGAAGGGGAGCTAATCAAGTCACTAAATAAGACTTTCAAATGCATTTAAAGTGCACATAAAACACTTTTCTTTGCTGCCTGCAGAcattataatgtaatataaaggAGACAAACGGGCCACAGAAGACAGTagtaacatcagtaacatcacgttcctggtaaaaaaacaaaaatattaatgacgGTTGAGGTTTCAGGGTCCTGTGGAGACCCCTCTGTTCACAGCTACACAAGGACTCCGTAACATTAACAATGCCTGCGTGTACATTCTGGACTGGGTCATATAAATGGGACACACAAGTTAAAGTGATAATGACATGACTCTGTTGGCAATTATATATAATTGCAGGAGAACAAGGTGTAGTTCACTgtgaatcaatcaatcaatcaatcaatcaatcaatcaatcaatcaatcaatcaatcaacctAACAATTTAAACATGTAACAGAATTTTTTGATCACTAAGTTTTCCTGTTcattaaatcaataaaatgacatAAATTGACTGAGTTAACACGTCTCCAgtaaaataacatgaaaaaatTCACAACTATACAGCACTTAtttaatatataatattattaaatacattttattctaATTTGTAAATACATATTAAAAATGAATACAATGAGTAAAAATAAGCTGTAAAGTAATAGGTTGTGTaattttacatatttgtttgtTCATTAACTGACATGTTGCAAATTGAAGTACTGTATCAGTGTGTTAATGCTGTATTACAGAAATACtataagattatttttaaaagtaaaactcATATTTTAACAAGTATAACTCTGCAAAGGCTCATATCCATTAAATATACGATTTTATGTGAAAACATATCCTAACAATCAAAGTTCAGGTGATACCATTTGTAACGGGTCACTGTAAATGCAATAACATTTTCTGGGAAtccattaaatttaaatgaGTGATCCTTTTAAGGTAAAGATAATAGTAAAGATATCAGAAATGTTTCTATAAAGTTACacctaaaaatgtaaaaagtattttttttatcatcacaaaacaataataaattataaattataaaCCCAATTACTAGTTTTGCAATAGTATTAGCACTTTTTTTGGTTGATATATCATTTTATTACATATGGATTAAATTTCCAAAATGTTTTAGATAGAATTACATAATAAAACCCGACTAATAACAGTATACTTTTCTGTAAGTTTAAGTGTTTTACACACTTTTTATTTAACATAAAGCATACAAAAATTCACAGGATCTCTTGTAAATTAAAGCTACAAaactatattttaaataaatgtttctgcATTTTAGAATATGGTAAATTTGTAGTATTTAACAGTCTTGTTCAGTATgtttaatataatatattatatgttataatatataatataatacatatggGACCACTATGGCTTTATGGTGAAATGATGTAGGCAGGAGCAGGTGTACATTTAACCAGAGTGGGTTTTGTTCCACTCATGCAGGACCCTTCATCTTAGTGGGCAGCATACTACATGTGCCTTTTCCACAGTCAGCCTGGATTGCAGGTTAGTACATTAGTATGTGGCACTTAGAAAATGTGAGCCCACACAAATTTGTAATATTTTTGTGGGCTCACAGTTGACTGTTTCTGACCATTTGGCTGGAGCACTATTAACATTTAGCGCTAAAGCAAGAATTTATGTAATTTCCTCCTAAAGTCAAGTGCAAGTTGCACCATTAGCCTTATTATAGAGCTGCCTGAAGCTGATGGTGTCCACAATACATATAAGACTGGTGTTAATAATCCCATGGATTGTTTCAAATGATCAGTTTGGCTTTTTCactatgagaaaaaaaatgccacTACACCCTTAATATGATGactgtcttttatttaaaaaagaaagaaagaattgcATTAGTATAAAATAACTGTATTTGAAGTTATATTAGACGTTCAGAGACTGTGAGGGTTTACTCTGTTCATTTATGAATATTTGTCCATAATGGCAAAGTGGCAATAACAGTGAAAATCCTTTTCGATACTTCAGGGGTCGGCAACTCTAGGCATGCGTGCCACAGTTTGcacgcgaagggttaactgatggcacgaccatagctggactggccatcctgggcatttgctcggtggcccggtgacttttttttttctttgtaacggtataaacaatgaaaggtggtggattggccagatgttggtcggtgtgtaaaaataactcagttgtttggtggtggctagaTTCAGTAAAATTAGCAAGTGGCGGAggacagcaggtggatgagagaaaggggaggcaggaggaggagagccctgaggccggtccgagtgtcaggtgaactgctcttcaggtaagacgttatgacctgcagtctatctgggtcagatataaaccaagtttaggtacTGCGGTCAAGTGTTTAActgcagtttattttcgttgtgctgactttttacagtcagttacaataattggtactgcgtgctagctagcatgatggagtttctatacagctgggtgggtgctgtgatgttactgatgttgaactttatttaattcacaaggttagttagtagagttgccaaccatcccgtaaaaagacggaatcgtcccgcattcagagaaaatattaagcGTTTGGTGTTGAAAAGggacagtttgtcccggacttcagctagaatagaaaaagacacaaagctggagttattctgtctttaagctgcacagctgcctcttcttctctcattctcccccctctctctcctgtttcttcTTCAATCATGAacctgatcaatgatcagctgatcggcttttctctcttgtttgtttatcgcccactttgcgccagaaagaggaaaccagcacaTGTCACGTTAAACAACAGctgcacgtttaagcttgatcagctgttgttagaatgtatttaatattactttgtagtatcagctgatgtttgctggagccacagctgtaaaagctgctgtcatgatatcggtttggttatctggtgagagggaaacatgaagatgaaaccaggagatgtccttactgaatcatcagagctgaacaggtgatggagaaacaggtttacctttaaggtgacatgaatgagttgaagggaagttatgaactgtttctgagagacaaataacaccaggatccttttctaagtagctgacagctggtaactgtgcaggggcgggtctagcaaagttttccCAGGGgcccaggtagggcattaacagggagaggtgggcacaaagaaatactttcttattctcatttaaaatgtctagctgttattaaataattatctgaagcttacaaccaaagtttttatctgacgtaaaatgtatagaaatcatacatataacattgaagcagctggaatccatagCTGCGCATGTT
It includes:
- the map6d1 gene encoding microtubule-associated protein 6 homolog, translated to MAWPCISRVCCLARFWNQFDKSDLSVPLTIQNYSDIAEQEVRSVTKQVSASERAPGNNYTPTPDTRAKGSPHAPADGTGTRGSFRSRKEPSYKPREDYHPPGVPFPSVTQYKQDFKPWPIPRKENFPWINNEGSRADCVSDSPVNTYHVQGQPGESRGGREERGKGQRWGEQQVMEESKTSSYRQEYRPWAGVRPAKSARKPPPAQYSSPGTEATHVPRETSYQAAYRGEVGRSMGLHQGEHVIPSAASNIQPAAVPQPAPTALQAYRLQSPSSLQQSILPERTELSGTIKGEEHLVRTKLPPNPSAVFQSGSSRVFNI